In Alkalihalobacillus sp. FSL W8-0930, a single window of DNA contains:
- the crtI gene encoding phytoene desaturase family protein: MKKKVIVIGGGIGGLSSAISLAAEGYDVRLFEANERLGGKCNIRSGSGFTFDTGPSILTMPWTLEQLFTRAGKNLSDYLTVKRVEPQWRTFFEDGVTIDLDGDLPNMLEEIERISPEDKSGFLDYLHYSSQIYELCTKSFYQRSLSGLKDLRTSHSFKDLLAMDPMKSMNQATKKFIREPHLQQILDFLVMYVGSSPYQAPAVLSQLAYVQFGLGVHYVEGGMYNIIRAMQNVLEELNVRVQTNTRVTQVVESNGVAKGVQIENGDVIYGDMIISNLEVIPAYETLVPDSNQAKQEVKKLQSFEPSVSGLVLLLGMDQTYPQLAHHNFFFSKDPKLEFKQIFEEKRPADDPTIYIGISSKSDATHAPEGKENHFILTHVPPLKPGDDWSTFKDEYREVVLSKLERNGLTNIRDHIEFEYTFTPDDLQQLYGSNGGSIYGVAANKKTNGGFKIPSRSQLLKNLYFVGGSTHPGGGVPMVTLSGQLTADLVLEDDKKLGRITG; encoded by the coding sequence GTGAAGAAAAAAGTCATTGTAATTGGCGGAGGCATCGGTGGATTATCATCAGCTATATCACTTGCAGCAGAAGGCTATGATGTTCGATTATTTGAAGCAAATGAACGACTAGGTGGAAAATGTAACATCCGAAGTGGTTCAGGATTCACTTTTGACACAGGTCCGTCTATTTTAACGATGCCATGGACACTCGAACAGCTTTTTACACGCGCAGGGAAAAATCTTTCTGATTATCTGACAGTCAAACGAGTAGAGCCGCAGTGGCGTACATTTTTTGAAGACGGCGTTACAATCGACTTAGATGGAGATTTACCGAACATGCTAGAAGAGATTGAACGCATCTCTCCTGAAGATAAGTCAGGATTTCTTGATTATCTCCACTATAGTAGTCAGATTTATGAGCTGTGTACAAAAAGCTTTTACCAACGAAGCTTGTCTGGTCTAAAGGATCTGCGTACAAGTCATAGCTTCAAAGACTTACTGGCGATGGATCCGATGAAAAGTATGAATCAGGCAACAAAGAAGTTCATTCGTGAGCCTCACCTTCAACAAATTCTTGATTTCCTAGTTATGTATGTTGGCTCTTCGCCTTATCAAGCGCCGGCTGTTCTTTCACAGCTTGCATACGTTCAATTTGGCCTTGGTGTTCATTATGTTGAAGGCGGAATGTATAATATTATCCGAGCGATGCAAAACGTTCTTGAAGAGCTTAATGTTCGGGTGCAAACAAATACACGAGTGACTCAAGTGGTTGAGTCAAATGGTGTGGCAAAAGGTGTACAAATTGAAAATGGAGATGTCATCTATGGCGATATGATTATTTCCAACCTTGAAGTCATTCCAGCATATGAAACCCTTGTACCAGATTCAAATCAAGCGAAACAAGAAGTGAAAAAACTACAGTCATTTGAACCGAGTGTCTCAGGTTTGGTTCTATTACTTGGGATGGATCAAACATATCCGCAGCTTGCTCATCACAATTTCTTTTTCTCAAAAGATCCAAAGCTCGAGTTTAAACAAATCTTTGAAGAAAAAAGACCGGCAGATGATCCAACCATCTACATTGGGATATCGTCTAAATCAGATGCAACACACGCACCAGAGGGTAAGGAAAACCATTTCATTTTAACGCATGTACCACCACTCAAACCGGGTGATGATTGGTCTACGTTTAAAGATGAATATAGAGAAGTTGTCTTATCTAAGCTCGAGCGCAACGGACTTACAAACATCCGAGATCATATTGAGTTTGAATATACATTCACTCCAGATGATCTTCAACAGCTATATGGCTCGAATGGAGGCTCTATCTACGGCGTTGCAGCCAATAAGAAGACAAATGGAGGCTTTAAAATTCCAAGTCGTAGTCAGCTTCTTAAAAACCTGTACTTTGTAGGAGGGTCAACGCATCCAGGTGGAGGAGTACCAATGGTCACGCTTTCCGGACAACTGACTGCAGACCTTGTGCTTGAGGACGATAAGAAGCTCGGTAGAATTACGGGTTAA
- a CDS encoding isoprenylcysteine carboxylmethyltransferase family protein — MPLPSLILTWISLFLYGSGIFLRYWSMLVLKQEFTRHVHVSSSKTLVGHGPYRFIRHPLYSGLMLCMIGISFYLALWIGLAATIVLVFPSILYRIKLEEKMLEQVLGSSYVHWKNKRWILLPWIY; from the coding sequence GTGCCTTTACCATCTTTAATCCTCACTTGGATCAGTTTATTTCTCTACGGGTCAGGTATTTTTCTCAGATACTGGTCAATGCTTGTGTTAAAGCAAGAATTTACAAGGCATGTCCACGTATCATCTAGCAAAACGCTTGTTGGCCATGGACCCTATCGATTCATACGTCATCCATTATATAGTGGGTTAATGCTATGTATGATAGGTATCTCGTTCTACCTTGCATTATGGATCGGATTAGCAGCAACCATTGTTCTAGTTTTTCCGTCCATTCTTTACCGGATCAAGCTTGAAGAAAAGATGCTTGAGCAAGTGCTTGGCAGTTCGTATGTTCATTGGAAAAATAAGCGGTGGATACTTTTGCCTTGGATCTACTAA
- a CDS encoding SdpI family protein — MKANMIGILLTLSAVILSIVTYPRLPDQLAVHWSGEAVTGSLPTETALSVMPMMMIVLFILTKGLAYLTTKQTNNVRTVSHVKIALLGGLMSILFVCHLVIILTGQGISLETELIFGIALGLLLMILGNIMPQLKRNTVFGAKNQYTLKNDKVWAIVNRFAGKAFFICGLLIVIGAIIIPSYQAVLIISTVLLVAIIVQFYSRATFKRVTSN; from the coding sequence GTGAAAGCGAACATGATTGGAATTCTACTAACTTTATCTGCAGTCATTTTAAGTATCGTTACGTATCCAAGACTTCCAGACCAGCTAGCCGTTCATTGGTCAGGTGAAGCCGTTACCGGAAGCTTACCTACTGAGACAGCATTATCTGTCATGCCAATGATGATGATTGTTCTTTTTATTCTCACAAAAGGACTTGCATATCTAACGACCAAGCAGACCAACAATGTAAGAACGGTTTCTCATGTGAAGATAGCTTTACTAGGGGGATTAATGAGTATTCTATTTGTGTGTCACTTGGTTATTATTCTAACAGGGCAGGGTATCTCCTTAGAAACAGAACTTATTTTTGGCATTGCACTTGGATTACTATTGATGATTCTTGGGAATATTATGCCTCAACTCAAACGTAATACGGTATTTGGAGCCAAAAACCAATATACGCTTAAAAACGATAAAGTATGGGCGATTGTTAATCGGTTTGCTGGAAAAGCTTTTTTCATATGTGGTTTGTTGATCGTCATTGGAGCGATCATCATTCCTTCCTATCAAGCAGTCCTCATTATTTCAACCGTACTTCTTGTAGCAATTATTGTTCAATTTTACTCACGTGCAACGTTTAAAAGAGTAACGTCAAACTAA
- a CDS encoding autorepressor SdpR family transcription factor — MNDLFKALNDETRREIMSVLSREGCLTATQIADHFKMSKPSISHHLQILKQANLVTADKQGQFIYHTLNTTVLQDVFTWFYQFKPKGDE; from the coding sequence GTGAATGATTTATTTAAAGCATTAAATGATGAGACAAGAAGGGAGATTATGAGTGTATTAAGTAGAGAGGGATGTTTAACCGCGACACAAATTGCCGATCATTTTAAGATGAGTAAACCAAGTATTTCTCATCACTTGCAGATTTTAAAGCAAGCAAACTTAGTGACGGCAGATAAGCAGGGTCAATTCATTTATCACACGTTAAACACAACGGTGCTACAGGATGTATTTACCTGGTTTTATCAATTTAAACCTAAGGGAGATGAGTAA
- the htpG gene encoding molecular chaperone HtpG, protein MEKKQFQAESKRLLEMMINSIYTQKEIFLRELISNSSDAIDKLYYRALTDEAISFEQDRYAIHISADKESRTLTLTDTGIGMTKDELETNLGTIAKSGSLGFKKTNEMKDGHDIIGQFGVGFYAAFMVADQVSVVSKSVDADQAYKWQSDGSDGYTIEEATKDVAGTEITLHIKENTEDESFDEFLEEHRIKSIVKKYSDFIRYPIKMNVTTYKPKENGNEGETEEVQEEQVINSMVPIWRKNKSELTKEDYEQFYQDKRYGFDKPLEHIHLSVDGAVRYQSILFIPESTPFDFYSKEYEKGLELYANGVLIMEKCADLLPDFFSFVKGMVDSEDLSLNISREMLQHDRQLKLIAKNIQSKIKSQLQSLLKNNREAYETFYKSFGRQLKFGVYNEFGAHKKVLEDLLLFHSSTEKGLVSLSEYVSRMKEDQSVIYYATGESIERIAKLPQTELVADKGYEILYFTEDVDEFAIKMLQSYQEKEFQSVSSADLKLDEDETEESKEAQDANKDLFEEMKSILVGKVKDVRLSKRLKTHPVILAAEGEVTIEMEKVLQAMPDNQHVKAEKVLEINPNHDVFKALQNAKQTDQEKLKLYTNLLFSQALLIEGLPLEDPVEFTKDMCKVMV, encoded by the coding sequence ATGGAGAAGAAGCAATTTCAAGCTGAATCCAAACGTCTATTAGAGATGATGATCAATTCGATCTACACGCAGAAAGAAATTTTTCTACGTGAATTAATTTCTAATTCAAGTGACGCCATTGATAAGTTGTACTATCGCGCCTTAACAGATGAAGCCATTTCCTTTGAGCAGGACCGGTATGCGATTCATATCTCAGCAGATAAAGAATCTCGCACTTTGACGTTAACCGACACGGGAATTGGTATGACGAAGGACGAGCTAGAAACAAATCTAGGAACAATCGCTAAAAGTGGTTCACTAGGTTTTAAAAAGACAAATGAAATGAAAGACGGTCATGACATTATCGGGCAGTTTGGCGTTGGATTCTATGCAGCATTTATGGTGGCTGATCAAGTAAGTGTCGTTAGTAAATCTGTAGACGCAGACCAAGCTTACAAATGGCAGTCTGACGGAAGTGATGGCTATACGATTGAAGAAGCAACGAAGGATGTAGCTGGAACAGAGATTACCCTACATATTAAAGAAAACACAGAGGATGAATCCTTTGATGAGTTTCTAGAAGAACATCGTATAAAGTCCATCGTTAAAAAGTATTCTGACTTTATACGCTATCCAATTAAAATGAACGTAACAACCTACAAGCCAAAAGAAAATGGCAATGAGGGAGAAACCGAAGAGGTTCAAGAAGAACAAGTAATTAATAGCATGGTGCCAATTTGGCGTAAGAATAAAAGCGAGCTCACAAAAGAAGACTATGAGCAATTTTATCAGGACAAGCGATACGGGTTTGATAAACCACTTGAGCATATTCATCTTAGTGTCGATGGTGCAGTTCGTTATCAATCCATCTTATTCATTCCTGAAAGTACACCATTTGATTTTTACTCAAAGGAATATGAAAAAGGACTTGAGCTCTATGCCAATGGTGTCTTGATTATGGAGAAGTGCGCAGATCTTCTACCAGATTTCTTTAGCTTTGTTAAAGGAATGGTTGATTCTGAAGATTTGTCATTAAATATCTCACGTGAAATGCTACAGCATGATCGTCAATTAAAACTAATTGCAAAAAACATTCAATCCAAAATTAAGTCCCAGCTTCAATCACTACTTAAAAACAACCGTGAAGCATATGAGACGTTCTACAAATCATTTGGACGTCAGCTTAAGTTTGGTGTCTATAATGAGTTTGGTGCTCATAAAAAAGTATTGGAAGACTTGTTATTATTCCACTCTTCAACTGAAAAAGGCTTAGTTTCTCTTTCAGAATACGTGTCTCGTATGAAAGAAGATCAAAGCGTCATTTACTACGCTACAGGTGAATCCATAGAGCGTATTGCAAAGCTGCCTCAAACAGAGTTAGTGGCTGACAAAGGCTACGAAATTCTATACTTTACTGAGGATGTAGATGAGTTTGCCATTAAAATGCTACAAAGCTATCAAGAAAAAGAGTTCCAGTCCGTTTCAAGTGCAGATCTAAAGCTTGATGAAGACGAAACGGAAGAATCAAAGGAAGCCCAAGATGCCAATAAAGACCTATTTGAAGAGATGAAATCCATCTTAGTAGGTAAGGTAAAAGATGTTCGTTTATCCAAACGCTTAAAAACACACCCAGTTATTTTAGCTGCAGAGGGTGAAGTGACGATTGAAATGGAAAAAGTCCTTCAAGCGATGCCAGATAATCAACATGTAAAAGCAGAAAAAGTACTTGAAATTAACCCGAATCACGATGTATTCAAGGCTTTGCAAAACGCTAAACAAACAGATCAAGAAAAGCTAAAGCTTTATACGAACCTTTTATTTAGCCAAGCTCTTCTTATTGAAGGTTTACCACTCGAAGATCCAGTGGAATTTACAAAAGATATGTGTAAGGTCATGGTTTAA
- a CDS encoding spore germination protein yields the protein MDQTIHFSTDTDYNKKVLHTFFANQSDFGERHFYMIELNKTCSFYFLKSRTNFTTLMTFIQKLEKVTPSLFQDLSQDDVLLKSLDTYSYQTTYNLTDCIKFIFEGKSILVVENSAEVYVFDTANNIKRSVQDSASEKVIRGPKLSFIESITDNVGLIRQLTRDQNIIVVDHQIDVQNNEKLVQYLYNQKQVSDELLKEVKKRLSSIKTSNLEDSGMLEELLEDNTLSPFPQMQNTERPDRVIAAINEGRVAMFIDGSPFALIMPTTFDLLLQSPDDYYERWLAASFVRVLRYLSIFITLFLSAFYISLVSFNQGLLPTELAITIAGTRQNIPFPPFIEAIIMEITIELLREAGIRLPTPLGQTIGLVGGVIIGQAAVEANIVSSLMVIIIAITTITSFTVPQYSFGLSFRMLRFGAMISAAIFGLFGTVCFFIWLTIHLSSLKSFGTHYFSLQFSISRKKFLDLFLRLPKKIRSAQ from the coding sequence ATGGATCAGACGATTCATTTTAGTACAGATACAGACTATAACAAAAAAGTTCTCCACACGTTTTTCGCTAACCAATCAGATTTTGGCGAACGACATTTTTATATGATCGAGTTAAATAAAACCTGTTCATTCTATTTTCTAAAGTCTAGAACGAACTTCACAACACTTATGACCTTTATACAAAAGCTCGAAAAAGTAACACCTTCTCTATTCCAGGATCTATCTCAAGATGATGTACTTCTAAAATCCTTAGATACCTATTCCTATCAAACAACGTACAACCTTACAGATTGCATAAAGTTTATTTTTGAAGGTAAATCGATATTAGTTGTTGAAAACTCAGCTGAAGTTTATGTGTTTGATACGGCAAACAATATAAAAAGAAGTGTTCAAGATTCTGCAAGTGAAAAAGTCATTCGTGGACCAAAGCTATCATTTATAGAGAGCATCACTGACAATGTAGGTTTGATTCGTCAGCTTACACGAGATCAAAACATCATCGTAGTAGATCATCAAATTGACGTACAAAACAATGAGAAGCTGGTTCAATATTTATACAACCAAAAGCAAGTAAGTGATGAATTATTAAAAGAAGTTAAGAAACGTTTGTCTTCTATTAAAACGAGTAATTTAGAGGATTCGGGAATGTTAGAGGAGTTGCTTGAGGACAATACATTATCTCCTTTTCCACAAATGCAAAACACTGAGCGACCAGACCGTGTAATTGCAGCAATAAATGAAGGAAGAGTCGCCATGTTTATCGATGGCTCTCCGTTTGCTTTAATTATGCCAACGACCTTTGATTTGCTTCTTCAATCTCCAGATGATTATTATGAACGCTGGCTTGCAGCCAGTTTTGTGCGAGTTCTTAGGTATTTATCTATTTTTATTACATTATTTCTCTCTGCATTTTATATCTCTCTTGTATCGTTTAATCAGGGACTTTTGCCAACAGAACTTGCAATTACTATCGCTGGCACAAGACAAAACATCCCCTTCCCTCCGTTTATTGAGGCAATCATTATGGAGATTACAATTGAGCTATTAAGAGAAGCAGGAATTAGACTTCCAACGCCCTTAGGACAAACAATAGGACTTGTTGGAGGAGTTATTATTGGTCAAGCAGCGGTTGAAGCTAATATAGTGAGTTCTCTTATGGTTATTATTATAGCCATTACGACGATTACTTCCTTCACTGTACCTCAATACAGTTTTGGCCTCTCTTTCAGGATGCTACGATTTGGTGCGATGATTTCAGCTGCGATCTTTGGATTATTTGGAACAGTTTGCTTCTTTATTTGGTTAACAATCCACTTATCTAGTTTAAAAAGCTTCGGAACGCATTACTTCTCTTTACAGTTTTCTATTTCAAGGAAAAAATTCTTAGACTTGTTTTTACGTTTACCTAAAAAGATTAGATCTGCTCAATAA
- a CDS encoding GerAB/ArcD/ProY family transporter, whose product MEKQETESLTTIQLTVLLINCMLGVGFLVIPRHLTAVINSPDGWISLLVSGFVVLIAVYLLFYFFYKHEVKDIIEYSELAFGSFISKVICILLVLYFASLIGYEAVAMSEMVRFFLLEKTPQMLVVFIIIFLAAYLATKEFSTLIRVCVFFLPFCITVVIFIFFSGFEEVNINNLRPVLHHGLTPLYEGFFNTTLTYLGLESLLVLTAFTTAKTKKVRAATIAIGSTSLLYSITYIIVVGALSYQEVMTLTWPTISFIQTFSIHGIFIERLDSLLLSTWILQFFTLCAINMFNCCYVAKKRFSIRPFYTCIAVVILALFIAYIPEDTSQIVLLSNIVDRTGLAFLIGLPLVCFLTVSIKKKVTS is encoded by the coding sequence GTGGAAAAACAAGAGACCGAATCACTAACAACTATTCAATTAACCGTTCTTTTAATCAATTGTATGTTAGGTGTTGGGTTTCTTGTTATTCCCAGGCATCTTACAGCAGTGATCAATTCTCCTGATGGATGGATATCTCTTCTTGTGTCAGGTTTTGTTGTGTTAATAGCCGTGTATCTTTTATTTTATTTTTTTTATAAGCATGAGGTCAAAGATATTATCGAATACAGTGAGCTTGCATTTGGCTCTTTCATTAGTAAAGTAATCTGTATCTTATTAGTTTTATATTTTGCTTCACTGATTGGGTATGAAGCTGTAGCAATGAGTGAAATGGTTCGTTTCTTTTTACTTGAAAAAACACCACAAATGCTTGTTGTTTTTATCATTATCTTTCTTGCTGCATATCTAGCAACCAAGGAATTCTCAACACTTATAAGGGTGTGTGTCTTTTTTCTGCCTTTCTGTATCACTGTAGTGATCTTTATATTCTTTTCTGGATTTGAAGAAGTGAATATAAATAATTTACGACCTGTGCTTCACCATGGATTGACACCGTTATATGAAGGTTTCTTTAATACGACTTTAACGTATTTAGGTCTTGAATCTTTGTTAGTGCTAACAGCATTTACCACAGCTAAAACGAAAAAAGTGCGAGCGGCTACAATCGCCATTGGTAGCACATCTCTTCTTTACTCCATTACATATATCATTGTTGTTGGAGCCTTAAGTTATCAAGAGGTGATGACATTAACTTGGCCAACTATTTCTTTTATCCAAACGTTTAGTATACATGGAATATTTATTGAGCGATTGGACTCGTTATTATTGTCTACGTGGATCCTTCAATTTTTCACACTATGCGCGATAAATATGTTTAACTGCTGCTATGTAGCTAAAAAACGCTTTTCGATTCGGCCATTTTATACGTGTATTGCTGTTGTTATCTTGGCGCTTTTCATAGCGTATATTCCAGAGGACACCTCCCAAATTGTTCTTTTATCAAACATTGTAGATCGAACGGGTTTAGCTTTTTTAATTGGATTACCCTTGGTTTGTTTTTTAACAGTTAGTATTAAAAAGAAGGTGACTTCATGA
- a CDS encoding Ger(x)C family spore germination protein encodes MNKFRGTFTLLVIVTLLTGCWDSRSIEDISIVIGVGIDLEEDSDNIALAHQIIVPPSNGGDSSQGSPFKNIYTSGKTVHSAIRNLALRDDPVYSDHQRILLIRKEVLRKYSLDEVINQLVKDDKTRRSLYVFITDESIKDIFSTSDTDEIPSNQLYSLIENRSRSTKILPAVSLGKVSSNLQKNATFVLQDVQVINQQLALSGGGVIVDGQILKQELTLDDIATLNWFTGDIEGGVVSTEKDGMPLAFEILDKVKVKIQSEYKEDQIFISVHSETVGRISEDWNEQEDSFTESYSRNREKAIEDEIEDRVLDFIHKLQTEIKADATTLSEYMRVQQPDFWEKHKKDWNRYFSEADISFSVSVTVEDFGTKGSTKKMKNEM; translated from the coding sequence ATGAACAAATTTAGAGGTACATTTACCTTATTGGTCATTGTTACCCTTCTAACAGGCTGTTGGGATAGCAGAAGTATAGAGGATATTTCAATTGTTATAGGGGTAGGCATTGATTTAGAAGAAGATAGCGACAATATTGCACTAGCTCATCAAATCATTGTTCCACCTAGTAATGGTGGAGACAGTTCTCAAGGATCCCCTTTTAAAAACATCTATACATCCGGAAAAACGGTACATAGTGCAATTCGAAATTTAGCTCTACGTGATGACCCTGTTTACAGTGACCATCAGCGAATTTTGCTTATTCGTAAAGAAGTGTTAAGGAAGTATTCTCTAGATGAAGTGATTAATCAATTAGTGAAGGATGACAAAACGCGTAGGAGCTTATATGTGTTTATTACAGATGAATCGATAAAGGACATATTCTCTACTTCTGACACTGATGAAATACCTTCGAATCAGTTATACAGTTTAATCGAAAATCGTTCGCGTTCCACTAAGATCTTACCTGCTGTCTCACTGGGGAAAGTCTCTTCAAATTTACAAAAGAATGCAACTTTCGTTTTACAGGATGTACAGGTCATTAATCAACAGCTTGCTCTCTCAGGAGGTGGAGTGATAGTTGATGGTCAGATTCTGAAACAAGAATTGACGTTGGATGACATTGCCACGTTAAATTGGTTTACTGGAGACATTGAAGGAGGGGTTGTGTCAACTGAAAAGGATGGAATGCCTCTTGCTTTTGAAATTCTAGATAAGGTTAAAGTAAAGATCCAGTCCGAGTATAAAGAGGATCAGATCTTCATATCAGTTCATTCAGAGACCGTTGGAAGAATCTCAGAGGATTGGAATGAGCAAGAGGATTCGTTCACTGAATCTTACAGCAGAAACCGAGAAAAAGCGATTGAAGATGAAATCGAGGATCGCGTCCTTGATTTTATTCATAAGTTACAAACGGAGATAAAAGCTGATGCGACAACTCTTTCAGAATACATGCGTGTGCAGCAGCCAGATTTCTGGGAGAAACATAAAAAGGATTGGAATCGTTATTTCAGTGAGGCGGATATCTCTTTTTCTGTTTCAGTCACTGTTGAGGATTTTGGTACCAAGGGTTCTACTAAAAAAATGAAAAATGAAATGTGA
- a CDS encoding LLM class flavin-dependent oxidoreductase has protein sequence MKLSILDQVVQSRGQSPQETIKETIQLAQFAEKWGYHRYWVAEHHDLPGLSCPAPDLILSLIGSKTDRIRIGSGAVLLPNYKPYTIAERYHLLATLYPGRVDLGMSRSPGGSAEASVALTGNMLEAIYQMPAKVEELLHFLSNDFHEDHMYSTLQAAPVPDVSPIPWILGTSKKSAELAGSLGLPYAVGHFMNKASSMDAVKTYRDHFQASKYLDEPEVILAVSVICAETNEQAEDLARSGHIWSIERTSGRGSVGLPSVDYAKQYPLDDGEKEMLTQSREQQIIGDTKTVREQLEAVADTFQTNECLVLTNVHSFHERMASYQRLASIFELT, from the coding sequence TTGAAATTAAGTATCTTAGATCAAGTTGTTCAATCAAGAGGTCAATCTCCGCAAGAGACAATCAAAGAGACTATTCAGCTCGCACAATTTGCTGAAAAATGGGGGTATCATCGTTATTGGGTAGCTGAACATCACGACCTACCAGGGCTAAGCTGTCCCGCACCAGATCTTATACTTAGTTTGATTGGTTCTAAGACGGACCGGATTCGTATCGGATCAGGTGCCGTTTTATTACCGAATTATAAACCGTATACGATTGCCGAACGTTATCACCTTCTTGCAACCCTCTACCCAGGAAGAGTGGACCTTGGAATGAGTCGTTCCCCAGGCGGTTCAGCTGAGGCTTCCGTAGCACTAACTGGTAACATGCTTGAAGCAATTTATCAAATGCCAGCAAAAGTAGAGGAGCTCTTACATTTCCTCTCTAATGATTTTCATGAGGACCATATGTATTCTACTTTACAAGCAGCACCTGTTCCGGACGTTTCGCCAATCCCATGGATACTTGGGACTAGTAAAAAGAGTGCTGAGCTTGCAGGATCCCTGGGTCTCCCTTATGCAGTTGGTCATTTCATGAACAAAGCATCAAGTATGGACGCTGTAAAAACATATCGTGATCACTTTCAAGCTTCCAAGTATTTAGATGAGCCTGAAGTGATTCTCGCTGTTTCAGTTATTTGTGCAGAGACGAATGAACAAGCAGAAGACTTAGCACGAAGTGGACACATATGGTCAATTGAACGCACATCGGGTAGAGGAAGCGTTGGATTACCTTCAGTTGATTATGCTAAACAGTATCCCTTAGATGACGGTGAAAAAGAAATGCTAACCCAATCACGAGAACAACAAATTATAGGAGATACTAAGACCGTTCGTGAGCAGCTTGAAGCAGTAGCTGACACGTTTCAAACAAATGAGTGTTTAGTATTAACGAATGTTCATTCATTCCATGAGCGAATGGCTTCATATCAGCGCCTTGCGTCTATCTTTGAGTTAACGTAA
- a CDS encoding LLM class flavin-dependent oxidoreductase: protein MNKMNLTHPHAKRYKDTLISVLDLAPITQGSNASETFKRSLDLAQKVDEWGFNRYWLAEHHNMPGIGSSATSIIINHIAQGTNQIRVGSGGIMLPNHAPLMIAEQFGTLDALHPGRIDLGLGRAPGSDQLTARALRRTLFSNGDDFPELVEELQGYMSVEAQTGVKAYPGVGQDVPIWLLGSSGFSARLAAAKGLPFSFASHFAPDYMHQAIDLYRSRFEPSEALSKPHVMLGVSLVAADTDEEAEYLSTSRKQQMLDLMRGTPGQFKPPVKNLADHYSPGEIAALERNRGASSYMTGSPDTIKQNLSDFIDETKVDEIIISSDTYDHDARIRSHEIVAELLS from the coding sequence ATGAACAAAATGAACTTAACACACCCTCATGCAAAACGATATAAAGATACATTGATATCGGTGCTTGATTTAGCACCTATCACACAAGGATCAAATGCGTCAGAAACATTTAAACGAAGTCTTGATTTGGCTCAAAAGGTAGATGAGTGGGGCTTTAACCGTTATTGGTTAGCAGAGCATCACAATATGCCTGGTATTGGTTCTTCAGCTACATCCATTATCATTAATCATATTGCACAAGGGACGAATCAGATACGAGTTGGTTCTGGGGGTATTATGCTTCCTAACCATGCGCCACTTATGATCGCTGAACAGTTCGGAACGCTTGATGCACTTCATCCAGGACGAATTGATTTAGGTCTGGGTAGAGCGCCGGGAAGTGATCAGTTAACGGCTCGTGCCCTGCGTCGAACGTTATTTAGTAATGGAGATGACTTCCCAGAGCTAGTTGAAGAGCTGCAAGGCTACATGAGCGTGGAGGCTCAAACAGGAGTAAAGGCTTATCCGGGAGTGGGACAAGATGTACCGATTTGGTTGCTAGGTTCAAGCGGCTTTAGTGCAAGACTCGCCGCAGCGAAAGGACTGCCATTTTCGTTTGCTTCACACTTTGCACCTGATTATATGCATCAGGCGATTGATCTTTATCGCAGCCGCTTTGAACCTTCAGAAGCCTTGTCAAAACCACATGTCATGCTTGGAGTAAGTCTAGTTGCAGCAGACACAGATGAAGAAGCAGAATATCTTTCAACTTCTCGCAAACAACAAATGCTTGATTTAATGCGAGGAACACCAGGCCAATTCAAACCACCGGTGAAAAATCTTGCTGATCATTATTCTCCTGGCGAAATTGCTGCACTTGAGAGAAACCGTGGTGCAAGCTCTTATATGACAGGATCACCTGACACGATTAAACAAAATCTAAGTGATTTTATCGATGAAACGAAAGTAGATGAAATCATCATTTCTTCTGACACGTATGATCATGATGCACGTATTCGTTCACACGAGATTGTTGCAGAACTATTATCATAA